One stretch of Gopherus flavomarginatus isolate rGopFla2 chromosome 2, rGopFla2.mat.asm, whole genome shotgun sequence DNA includes these proteins:
- the BASP1 gene encoding brain acid soluble protein 1 isoform X2, with the protein MGGKLSKKKKGYNVNDEKAKDKDKKAEGAATEEEETPKQNEDAQQTTETAEVKENNKEEKGDKESQVAANKTEDKEGEKEKAVSQEEVQKSEPEKPEAIVDAKVEPQKNNEQLAPKQEEQTSAAAPAASSEAPKTSEPSNDAKVSQPSEATATSKADDKSKEEGEAKKTEAPTTPAAQETKSDVAPASDSKPSSSEAAPSSKETPAATEAPSSTPKASAPAAPPEEAKSSEVPATNSDQTIAVQD; encoded by the coding sequence ATGGGAGGCAAACTTAGCAAGAAGAAGAAGGGATACAATGTGAATGATGAAAAAGCTAAAGACAAGGACAAGAAGGCTGAGGGAGCAGCTACTGAGGAAGAGGAGACTCCAAAACAGAATGAGGATGCCCAGCAAACCACAGAGACCGCAGAAGTGAAGGAGAACAACAAGGAGGAGAAGGGTGATAAAGAGTCCCAGGTTGCTGCCAataagacagaagacaaagaaggggaaaaagaaaaagccgTGAGCCAGGAAGAAGTCCAGAAATCTGAACCAGAGAAGCCAGAGGCCATTGTTGATGCAAAAGTGGAGCCACAGAAGAACAATGAACAACTGGCACCTAAGCAAGAGGAACAGACTTCAGccgctgctcctgctgccagTAGTGAAGCACCTAAAACTTCTGAGCCCAGCAATGATGCAAAAGTTTCCCAGCCTTCAGAAGCCACAGCTACTAGTAAAGCAGATGACAAGAGCAAAGAGGAAGGGGAAGCCAAAAAGACTGAGGCTCCCACAACACCTGCAGCGCAAGAAACTAAAAGTGATGTGGCCCCAGCTTCAGACTCAAAACCTAGCAGCAGCGAGGCTGCACCTTCTTCCAAGGAGACCCCGGCAGCAACAGAAGCACCTAGTTCTACTCCCAAGGCTTCAGCGCCTGCAGCCCCACCAGAGGAAGCGAAATCTTCTGAAGTTCCAGCGACTAATTCGGATCAAACCATAGCAGTGCAAGATTAA
- the BASP1 gene encoding brain acid soluble protein 1 isoform X1 — MLHCLNFKLETTPNMGGKLSKKKKGYNVNDEKAKDKDKKAEGAATEEEETPKQNEDAQQTTETAEVKENNKEEKGDKESQVAANKTEDKEGEKEKAVSQEEVQKSEPEKPEAIVDAKVEPQKNNEQLAPKQEEQTSAAAPAASSEAPKTSEPSNDAKVSQPSEATATSKADDKSKEEGEAKKTEAPTTPAAQETKSDVAPASDSKPSSSEAAPSSKETPAATEAPSSTPKASAPAAPPEEAKSSEVPATNSDQTIAVQD; from the coding sequence aaCTCCAAACATGGGAGGCAAACTTAGCAAGAAGAAGAAGGGATACAATGTGAATGATGAAAAAGCTAAAGACAAGGACAAGAAGGCTGAGGGAGCAGCTACTGAGGAAGAGGAGACTCCAAAACAGAATGAGGATGCCCAGCAAACCACAGAGACCGCAGAAGTGAAGGAGAACAACAAGGAGGAGAAGGGTGATAAAGAGTCCCAGGTTGCTGCCAataagacagaagacaaagaaggggaaaaagaaaaagccgTGAGCCAGGAAGAAGTCCAGAAATCTGAACCAGAGAAGCCAGAGGCCATTGTTGATGCAAAAGTGGAGCCACAGAAGAACAATGAACAACTGGCACCTAAGCAAGAGGAACAGACTTCAGccgctgctcctgctgccagTAGTGAAGCACCTAAAACTTCTGAGCCCAGCAATGATGCAAAAGTTTCCCAGCCTTCAGAAGCCACAGCTACTAGTAAAGCAGATGACAAGAGCAAAGAGGAAGGGGAAGCCAAAAAGACTGAGGCTCCCACAACACCTGCAGCGCAAGAAACTAAAAGTGATGTGGCCCCAGCTTCAGACTCAAAACCTAGCAGCAGCGAGGCTGCACCTTCTTCCAAGGAGACCCCGGCAGCAACAGAAGCACCTAGTTCTACTCCCAAGGCTTCAGCGCCTGCAGCCCCACCAGAGGAAGCGAAATCTTCTGAAGTTCCAGCGACTAATTCGGATCAAACCATAGCAGTGCAAGATTAA